One segment of Thermovenabulum gondwanense DNA contains the following:
- the ilvA gene encoding threonine ammonia-lyase: MEISLREIQDARAIIKNVAYKTGLVHNTTLSEMSGNTIYLKMENLQKTGSFKIRGAYNKIAHLTPEEKQKGVIASSAGNHAQGVALSATLYGIKSTIVMPKHAPLSKVSATKSYGAQVVLHGSVYDEAYAKAKEIQQETGATFIHPFNDPYVIAGQGTIGLEIMEDFFDVDAVVVPIGGGGLISGISIAVKSINPKTKIIGVQTKNVPSMAESISHKKITTVEGAPTIADGIAVKTPGDLTFSIIQKYVDEIVTVDEDEIANAILLLLERAKVVSEGAGAVSVAAVLNRLNNYKNKKIVAVISGGNIDVNILARVIDKGLVKGGRKVFIDTFIPDRPGTLSKLLALIAETGANVLSVTHHRSSKDVLIGYAKVELELETADEEHVSKLKTILEENNYTIVIQ, from the coding sequence ATGGAAATTTCTTTGAGGGAAATTCAGGACGCCCGGGCGATTATTAAAAATGTAGCATATAAAACCGGTCTTGTTCATAACACCACTTTAAGCGAAATGTCGGGGAATACCATATACTTGAAAATGGAAAATCTGCAGAAAACCGGGTCCTTCAAAATTCGAGGAGCCTATAACAAGATTGCCCATTTGACGCCCGAAGAGAAGCAAAAAGGAGTAATTGCTTCATCAGCAGGCAATCACGCCCAGGGCGTTGCTCTCAGCGCCACTTTATACGGTATTAAGTCAACGATAGTAATGCCAAAACATGCTCCTTTATCGAAAGTATCGGCGACCAAGAGTTACGGCGCCCAGGTAGTCCTTCATGGCAGCGTATACGACGAGGCATATGCTAAAGCAAAAGAAATACAGCAGGAAACCGGGGCAACTTTTATTCATCCCTTCAATGACCCCTATGTAATAGCGGGGCAGGGGACAATAGGGTTGGAAATAATGGAAGATTTTTTTGATGTGGATGCTGTAGTGGTTCCAATTGGCGGTGGTGGGCTTATTTCGGGTATTTCCATTGCTGTTAAAAGCATCAATCCCAAGACAAAGATAATCGGGGTGCAGACCAAAAATGTTCCTTCCATGGCAGAATCCATATCACATAAAAAAATTACTACTGTGGAAGGAGCTCCTACCATCGCTGATGGAATTGCCGTAAAAACACCGGGAGATTTAACTTTCAGCATCATTCAAAAATATGTGGATGAAATTGTAACGGTGGATGAAGATGAAATTGCCAATGCCATATTACTGCTGCTTGAAAGAGCAAAAGTGGTTTCAGAAGGTGCCGGTGCCGTAAGCGTCGCCGCCGTATTAAACAGATTAAATAATTATAAAAACAAAAAAATAGTGGCGGTGATAAGCGGAGGTAATATAGACGTAAACATTCTCGCCAGGGTAATAGATAAAGGCCTCGTAAAAGGAGGAAGAAAAGTATTTATTGATACTTTTATTCCCGACAGGCCCGGAACATTATCAAAACTTTTGGCATTGATTGCAGAAACCGGAGCAAATGTATTATCAGTTACTCATCACAGGTCATCAAAAGATGTGCTAATCGGTTATGCAAAGGTAGAGCTGGAATTGGAAACGGCGGATGAAGAACATGTGAGTAAATTAAAAACAATTCTGGAAGAAAATAATTATACCATTGTAATTCAATAA
- a CDS encoding dicarboxylate/amino acid:cation symporter, with protein sequence MKSFNLGLLPRLIAAIILGILIGAFLPAPVVRLFATFNSIFGNFLSFAIPLIIVGFVAPGIAELGNGAGKLLAITTVIAYISTLISGFFAFTVSTNVLPKFIHYSSSFSAANPEEKLLKPFFTIEIPPLFGVMSALVIAFILGIGMASLKEKNLYNVVSEFQKIVQMVIEKLIIPLLPVHIAGIFANMTHAGEVARILSVFGKVFVLIIAMHLTIILFQFFVASLYSGKSMIMALRNQIPGYLTAIGTQSSAATIPVNLECAKNNGVSEGIREFVVPLCATIHLSGSTITLTTCSIAVMMLSGMPVTLGKMAGFILMLGVTMVAAPGVPGGAVMAALGILQSMLGFGEAQLALMIALYLTQDSFGTACNVSGDNAIALIVDKIASRMKLKAA encoded by the coding sequence ATGAAGAGTTTTAATTTGGGTCTTTTACCGAGATTGATAGCTGCTATCATTCTTGGTATTTTAATCGGTGCTTTCTTGCCCGCACCGGTTGTGAGACTTTTTGCTACCTTTAACTCAATTTTCGGTAATTTTTTGAGCTTCGCAATACCTCTCATCATCGTTGGTTTTGTAGCACCGGGTATTGCTGAGCTGGGCAATGGAGCAGGAAAACTTCTTGCAATTACTACGGTCATCGCTTATATTTCCACTTTGATTTCTGGCTTTTTTGCTTTTACAGTTTCGACAAATGTTTTACCGAAATTCATTCATTATTCATCTTCTTTTTCAGCGGCAAATCCCGAAGAAAAACTCCTGAAGCCGTTTTTCACTATCGAGATACCGCCTCTATTTGGTGTGATGTCGGCTCTGGTTATAGCATTCATCCTTGGAATAGGTATGGCTTCATTGAAGGAAAAGAATTTATACAACGTTGTTTCCGAATTCCAGAAAATTGTACAGATGGTTATTGAAAAGCTGATTATTCCACTTTTGCCCGTTCATATCGCGGGGATATTTGCCAACATGACTCATGCGGGAGAAGTAGCGAGGATATTAAGCGTTTTCGGAAAAGTTTTCGTTCTCATAATAGCTATGCACCTTACAATTATTTTGTTTCAATTCTTTGTGGCAAGCCTTTACAGTGGAAAGAGCATGATAATGGCTTTGAGAAACCAGATACCGGGATATCTAACAGCTATCGGAACTCAGTCTTCGGCAGCTACCATACCGGTAAATCTGGAATGTGCCAAAAATAATGGTGTATCCGAAGGTATTAGAGAATTTGTAGTGCCCCTTTGTGCTACGATTCATCTCTCGGGCAGTACAATTACATTGACCACCTGTTCAATAGCAGTTATGATGCTTTCTGGCATGCCTGTAACTCTCGGCAAAATGGCTGGATTTATTTTAATGCTGGGTGTTACTATGGTTGCGGCTCCCGGCGTTCCCGGCGGAGCTGTTATGGCAGCACTCGGTATATTGCAGAGCATGCTCGGTTTTGGAGAAGCCCAGCTTGCATTGATGATAGCCCTTTACCTCACTCAGGATAGCTTCGGCACGGCCTGCAATGTGTCTGGAGATAACGCCATAGCATTGATTGTGGATAAAATTGCCTCAAGGATGAAATTAAAGGCTGCATAA
- the mtnA gene encoding S-methyl-5-thioribose-1-phosphate isomerase produces MPKEGLLPLKWDGENLFLLDQRELPDKILYNKKSTPEEVWESIKTLEVRGAPLIGIAAAYAMYFAAKSAPGDGFESFYNYMKNKAEYLSTSRPTAVNLFWALNRIMNRIAKSKDRPIREIKDLVKEEAQKIHREDENICRKIGEYGLQLLKDGYGVLTHCNAGQLATAKYGTATAPIYLAYEKGWKIKVFADETRPVNQGSRLTALELKEAGVDVTLICDNMAACVMSKGWVNAVIVGCDRVAANGDTANKIGTLGLSILAKYFGIPFYVAAPTPTIDLNTESGEEIPIEERDPLEVTQSFGKKTAPDGIKVFNPAFDVTPHENITAFITEKGIIYPPFKENIRKIFE; encoded by the coding sequence ATGCCAAAAGAAGGACTATTGCCGTTAAAATGGGATGGGGAAAATTTATTTTTACTGGATCAAAGGGAACTGCCTGATAAAATACTGTATAATAAAAAAAGTACTCCCGAAGAAGTATGGGAAAGTATAAAGACCCTGGAAGTTAGAGGAGCACCGCTGATAGGGATTGCAGCGGCTTATGCCATGTATTTTGCGGCAAAAAGCGCTCCCGGGGATGGCTTTGAAAGTTTTTACAACTATATGAAAAATAAAGCCGAATACCTTTCCACTTCGCGACCTACTGCTGTAAACCTGTTCTGGGCTTTAAACAGGATAATGAACAGAATTGCAAAATCCAAGGATAGGCCCATCAGGGAGATTAAAGACCTTGTAAAAGAAGAAGCTCAAAAAATCCACAGGGAAGATGAAAATATATGCAGGAAAATCGGAGAATACGGTTTGCAATTATTAAAGGACGGATACGGAGTACTAACTCACTGCAATGCGGGGCAGTTAGCGACCGCAAAATACGGTACGGCGACTGCTCCAATTTACTTAGCGTACGAAAAGGGATGGAAAATAAAAGTATTTGCCGATGAAACCAGGCCGGTAAACCAGGGTTCCCGTTTGACTGCGTTGGAGTTAAAAGAAGCCGGAGTTGATGTAACTTTAATTTGCGATAATATGGCTGCCTGTGTAATGTCAAAGGGATGGGTTAATGCGGTCATAGTCGGCTGCGACAGGGTAGCGGCAAATGGAGATACGGCAAATAAAATCGGCACCTTAGGGCTTTCTATTTTAGCCAAATACTTTGGGATACCCTTTTACGTAGCGGCACCAACACCAACTATTGACCTTAACACCGAAAGCGGAGAAGAAATACCGATTGAAGAAAGAGACCCTTTAGAGGTTACTCAAAGTTTTGGAAAAAAAACCGCTCCCGATGGGATTAAGGTATTTAATCCTGCTTTTGATGTTACTCCCCATGAGAATATTACCGCTTTTATTACCGAAAAAGGTATTATATATCCTCCTTTCAAAGAGAATATTAGAAAGATTTTCGAATAA
- a CDS encoding mannose-1-phosphate guanylyltransferase has protein sequence MKRYGVIMAGGGGTRFWPLSRKSKPKQFLNITGEDTMINDTIKRIMDLVPPEQIIIVTNKAQESTLKKVLMKEIPEENILVEPFGRNTAACIAYASMIIEKRDKESCMGVFPSDHYIKNVYEFQKVLDAAFCIAENSDKLITMGINPTFPSTGYGYIKFDKESPIKINEVKTAYEVKEFVEKPDVQKAKQYIESGDYLWNSGMFVWKTRVILNNFERFLPRIYYKLKSIIDLLYNNMGYQELEKVYKDLPDISIDYGIMERALDVAVIPCNFGWSDVGSWDSLGSVIPPDENGNIIRGEHVEIETKNSIIFSNGRMVAAVGLEDMIVVETQDAILVCPKRKAQDVKKVVEQLKKMGREDLL, from the coding sequence ATGAAAAGATATGGTGTGATAATGGCCGGCGGTGGAGGAACGAGATTCTGGCCGCTGAGCAGAAAATCCAAACCCAAACAATTTTTAAATATTACTGGCGAAGATACCATGATAAATGATACAATAAAAAGAATAATGGATTTGGTACCACCGGAACAAATAATTATTGTTACCAATAAGGCTCAGGAGAGTACTTTAAAAAAGGTACTGATGAAGGAAATTCCTGAAGAAAATATTCTGGTAGAGCCTTTCGGCAGGAATACAGCAGCTTGCATTGCCTACGCATCAATGATAATTGAAAAAAGGGATAAGGAATCTTGTATGGGAGTATTTCCTTCGGATCACTATATAAAAAATGTTTATGAATTTCAGAAGGTATTGGATGCTGCTTTTTGCATTGCTGAAAATTCGGATAAACTAATAACCATGGGAATTAATCCCACTTTTCCTTCCACGGGTTACGGTTATATTAAATTCGACAAAGAAAGTCCTATAAAAATTAATGAAGTAAAAACGGCTTATGAAGTGAAGGAATTTGTTGAAAAACCCGACGTACAGAAGGCGAAGCAGTATATTGAAAGTGGTGATTATCTCTGGAACAGCGGTATGTTTGTATGGAAAACACGGGTAATTTTAAATAATTTTGAAAGATTCCTTCCCAGGATCTATTATAAATTAAAGTCTATTATAGATTTGCTTTATAACAATATGGGTTACCAGGAATTGGAGAAGGTGTACAAAGACCTCCCAGATATTTCTATAGACTACGGGATTATGGAAAGAGCCCTTGATGTGGCTGTAATTCCCTGCAATTTTGGATGGAGTGATGTGGGAAGCTGGGATTCCCTCGGGAGTGTCATTCCTCCTGATGAAAACGGTAATATAATCAGAGGAGAACATGTGGAAATAGAAACAAAAAATAGCATCATTTTTTCTAACGGCAGGATGGTGGCTGCGGTGGGATTGGAAGATATGATTGTTGTGGAAACTCAGGATGCAATTCTCGTATGTCCCAAGAGAAAAGCCCAGGATGTAAAAAAGGTGGTAGAGCAATTGAAAAAGATGGGAAGAGAAGATTTATTATAA
- a CDS encoding CapA family protein, with translation MKRSYKFIIILIPVLLFFSFFILWHFKIGIFKEMAVFAVSDKEKENNVPAEEDIQETSKTVEISLIAAGDVMMHVPQIRSGYDEKTQKYNFDYFFDEVREDILSGDVAIANLETTLAGKERRYTGFPLFNAPDEIADALKNAGFDIIVTSNNHSMDRGEEGVLRTIQVLKQRGLINVGTNSNEQEDILRIIDVKNVKIGFLAYTYGTNGITVKKPFLVNIIDENNILDDISRSKKKVDVLVVYFHFGNEYQRTPSRFQKDLSQKVIKQGADIVLGSHPHVVQPGEFVVFENNNGVQKKYIRYSLGNLISAQKFPYTDEGLILKIILEVDKKDNKVDVKDVKEIPTWVHRYRDNGLVKFIVKKGIKPLN, from the coding sequence ATGAAGCGATCGTATAAGTTTATTATTATTTTAATACCAGTTTTATTGTTTTTTTCTTTTTTTATATTGTGGCATTTTAAGATAGGAATTTTTAAAGAAATGGCGGTTTTTGCTGTAAGTGATAAAGAAAAGGAAAATAATGTTCCAGCAGAAGAAGATATACAAGAAACTTCTAAAACCGTAGAAATTTCTTTAATTGCCGCGGGGGATGTTATGATGCATGTTCCCCAGATACGTTCCGGATATGACGAAAAAACTCAAAAGTATAATTTTGATTATTTTTTTGACGAGGTAAGGGAAGATATCTTATCGGGAGATGTAGCAATAGCGAATTTAGAGACTACCCTTGCAGGTAAAGAAAGAAGATATACCGGTTTTCCCCTTTTTAATGCTCCCGATGAAATAGCCGATGCTTTAAAAAACGCCGGATTTGATATTATTGTAACCTCTAATAATCACTCTATGGATAGAGGAGAAGAAGGGGTTTTGCGGACCATTCAGGTATTAAAACAAAGAGGTCTTATAAACGTTGGTACAAATTCAAATGAACAAGAAGATATTTTGAGAATAATTGATGTTAAAAACGTAAAAATTGGATTTTTGGCTTATACCTACGGTACCAACGGGATAACCGTTAAAAAACCTTTTCTGGTAAATATAATTGATGAAAATAATATTCTGGATGATATAAGCAGATCAAAGAAAAAAGTTGATGTTTTAGTTGTATATTTTCATTTTGGAAACGAATATCAGCGAACACCTTCGAGATTTCAAAAAGATTTATCCCAAAAGGTAATAAAACAAGGTGCGGATATAGTACTGGGCAGTCATCCCCATGTGGTTCAGCCCGGAGAATTTGTGGTATTCGAAAATAACAATGGGGTTCAAAAAAAATACATACGGTATTCATTGGGTAATTTGATTTCGGCACAAAAATTCCCCTATACCGATGAAGGTTTAATACTAAAAATAATTTTGGAGGTAGACAAAAAAGATAATAAGGTAGATGTAAAAGATGTAAAAGAAATTCCCACATGGGTTCATCGATATAGGGATAACGGTCTTGTAAAATTTATTGTAAAAAAAGGTATTAAACCGCTAAATTAA
- a CDS encoding MFS transporter has protein sequence MENTKILENRYRILFAVLIGSMLGPIDASVVNIAMPTFSKVFNAPVTTVSWVSMSYLLVLSSLLLTFGRLGDLVGYKSLYILGMGIFTASSLFCGLAGNIYVLILFRALQAAGAGMMMAVAPAIITNIFPKNERGKALGFNAMSVAVGLAIGPSLGGFLLTYYGHSSIFLINIPIGISGMILSYNVLPVFEGSKKEPFDIEGAFLAFVFLFSTLTLLSKGQEFGISSLKSVILILLAIFSFIFFMLREKSYSHPMLDLALFKNRMFAASNLSCLLNFTAQYMMIFLMPFYLSSSGFSSREIGIIMTAFPLTVLLVAPISGILSDRLGSLILSTTGAGICTLALLFLSKMPLNIKATDVIIRLIIFGIGNGLFQTPNNSSVMGSAPRDKQGVASGVLATMRNTGMVLGTALSGGLLSIRQNYHLRIMPGSSNITQLAFIYGIKDTLLLAALIDFVCLLASSKRGRNEEKG, from the coding sequence ATGGAAAACACAAAAATATTGGAAAATAGATACAGGATTCTTTTTGCGGTACTAATAGGAAGTATGCTTGGACCTATAGATGCAAGTGTGGTAAATATCGCAATGCCTACTTTTTCAAAGGTGTTTAACGCTCCGGTTACAACCGTGAGCTGGGTTTCTATGTCTTACTTATTGGTACTAAGCAGCCTTTTATTAACCTTTGGACGCCTGGGAGATTTGGTGGGTTATAAAAGCTTATACATTTTGGGAATGGGTATTTTTACCGCTTCTTCCTTGTTTTGCGGTCTTGCAGGGAACATTTATGTTCTAATTCTTTTCAGGGCATTACAGGCCGCAGGGGCGGGGATGATGATGGCGGTGGCCCCTGCAATAATAACTAACATCTTTCCTAAAAATGAAAGGGGAAAAGCTTTAGGATTTAATGCAATGTCTGTTGCGGTGGGCTTAGCCATTGGCCCTTCCCTGGGAGGTTTTTTGCTTACTTATTACGGGCACAGTTCCATTTTTTTGATAAACATTCCTATAGGCATCTCAGGGATGATTTTATCCTACAATGTATTACCGGTATTTGAAGGAAGTAAAAAGGAGCCCTTCGATATTGAAGGTGCCTTTTTAGCTTTCGTATTTTTATTTTCTACGCTCACCCTTTTGAGTAAAGGACAGGAGTTTGGAATAAGCTCATTAAAATCTGTAATTTTAATTTTATTAGCAATCTTTTCTTTTATATTTTTTATGTTAAGAGAAAAGAGTTATTCCCATCCTATGCTGGATCTTGCCCTTTTCAAAAACCGAATGTTTGCGGCAAGCAACCTGAGCTGTCTTTTGAATTTTACAGCTCAGTATATGATGATCTTTTTAATGCCTTTTTATCTTTCAAGTTCAGGTTTTTCATCAAGGGAAATAGGTATTATAATGACGGCTTTTCCCTTAACCGTTCTTTTAGTAGCGCCAATTAGCGGAATTTTATCCGATAGGTTGGGGTCCTTAATCCTGAGCACCACCGGTGCAGGGATATGCACCTTAGCCCTTTTGTTTCTTTCGAAAATGCCATTAAATATTAAAGCCACCGATGTTATTATTAGATTAATAATTTTCGGTATAGGAAATGGACTTTTTCAAACACCCAATAACAGTTCGGTTATGGGAAGCGCACCCAGGGATAAACAGGGTGTTGCTTCCGGGGTGCTGGCTACTATGCGCAATACTGGTATGGTTTTGGGAACGGCGTTGTCGGGAGGATTACTTTCCATAAGGCAAAATTATCATCTCAGAATTATGCCCGGTAGTTCGAATATCACCCAATTAGCCTTTATTTACGGTATAAAAGACACTTTGCTGTTAGCAGCACTAATAGATTTCGTATGCCTTTTGGCTTCGTCCAAAAGAGGAAGGAATGAAGAAAAAGGCTGA
- a CDS encoding N-acetylmuramoyl-L-alanine amidase family protein: MKDLIKKGQGKKILLMLLIIFLIYYVQFHRAQIMSVFHIKKSLAGKVVVIDPGHGGIDSGAFHKDGTLEKNINLLISLKLKRALELEGARVIMTRTKDESLDARNNKSSSRHRRDLIERAEIINNSGANIFLSIHVNSEKGAPNVRGPMVFYYRESYESRRLAEILQKHLEKAYISSGQRVPFRIPYPNSSLFLLCNTRIPGVIIEVGFITNSQDRQLLKTSDFQELISGEIKNALIEYF; encoded by the coding sequence ATGAAAGATTTAATTAAAAAGGGGCAGGGTAAAAAAATATTATTAATGCTTCTAATAATTTTTTTAATTTATTACGTTCAATTCCATAGAGCGCAAATAATGAGCGTATTTCATATCAAAAAATCTTTGGCGGGAAAAGTTGTGGTCATTGATCCGGGGCATGGGGGTATTGATAGCGGTGCTTTTCATAAGGATGGTACCCTTGAAAAAAATATTAATCTTTTAATTTCTTTAAAATTGAAAAGAGCCCTGGAATTAGAAGGAGCCAGGGTTATAATGACCCGTACTAAAGATGAATCCTTAGATGCCAGAAATAATAAGAGCAGTTCAAGACATAGAAGGGATTTGATTGAAAGAGCTGAAATCATTAATAACTCCGGCGCAAATATCTTTTTAAGCATTCACGTTAATTCAGAAAAAGGCGCGCCTAATGTCAGAGGTCCAATGGTATTTTACTACAGGGAAAGTTATGAAAGCCGGCGATTGGCCGAAATCCTTCAAAAACATTTAGAAAAAGCTTACATTTCTTCCGGGCAAAGGGTTCCTTTTAGAATTCCTTATCCCAATTCATCGCTTTTTCTTCTGTGCAACACGAGGATTCCGGGTGTAATTATCGAGGTAGGTTTTATAACCAATTCCCAGGACCGCCAATTATTGAAAACTTCAGATTTTCAGGAATTAATTTCCGGAGAAATTAAAAACGCGTTGATAGAGTATTTTTAA
- the lepB gene encoding signal peptidase I yields MENRLKNELMEWIKSIAIALVIALAIRAYIIEPMIVPTGSMIPTINIGDRILVNKYIYRIKPLQRGDIVVFKYPDDPSQTFVKRLIGLGGDVIEIKEGVLFINGKEYKEDYLNEPIVGNFGPYKVPEGYYFMMGDNRNNSKDSRFWVNKFVPKKYIVGKAVFRIWPLDRIGRIK; encoded by the coding sequence ATGGAAAACAGGTTAAAAAATGAGTTAATGGAATGGATAAAATCCATTGCTATTGCATTAGTAATTGCCTTAGCAATAAGGGCTTATATCATTGAACCAATGATAGTACCAACGGGATCGATGATACCAACTATAAATATTGGGGATAGAATACTGGTCAATAAATACATTTATCGTATTAAACCTTTGCAGCGGGGCGATATAGTAGTGTTTAAATATCCGGATGATCCATCTCAAACCTTCGTAAAAAGGTTAATAGGACTGGGTGGAGATGTCATTGAGATAAAAGAAGGTGTGCTTTTTATTAATGGAAAGGAATATAAAGAAGATTACTTAAATGAACCAATAGTGGGAAACTTTGGTCCTTACAAAGTGCCAGAAGGGTATTATTTTATGATGGGAGACAACAGAAATAACTCAAAAGATAGCCGGTTCTGGGTCAACAAGTTCGTGCCAAAAAAATACATCGTGGGAAAAGCTGTCTTTAGAATATGGCCCTTGGATAGAATAGGTAGGATAAAGTAA
- a CDS encoding Na+/H+ antiporter NhaC family protein: MTKKGIIILLIILLLLAFTLPIMADEGQKEEKPAHYGALSLLPPVLAISLAIITKEVLSSLIIGIMSGALILTGGNIWEAFKKAMETIINTAGDPSWNFRVLLFTALLGSLVGMVSRANGPQAFGKWAEKHIKSRSVALFITWCLGVLIFMDDYFNCMTVGTALRPVTDRFKVSRAKLSFIIDSTAAPVCTLVPISTWVAYVASLLVPLFDQFKLNLNPYTVYVQMIPYDFYPWLIVLMVLMTSFTDLEYGPMARSEYRALAGLGLWDTSIMKNPPGDEFENLEKSEKGSAIDMVAPLLGLIVIIVLCMAYSGGFFDGKAGFFTAVMNSDSATALVWGASLTLLLTAVFYSVRGVVRLKDSMEAVIQGAKSMMVALFILSLAWTIGSICKEVGTGIYVSSIMSETFPAWAVPFTIFVLSAFIAFSTGTSWGTWAIMIPIVVPLAVAMKIDLLPVIAAVLSGGVFGDHCSPISDTTIMSSTGGACPHIEHVNTQLPYALTAAISSAVGFLILGFYKNAFVVWVITVALFFGVVYVMHKLFGEARYAEEIEKIKNA; this comes from the coding sequence TTGACAAAAAAAGGAATTATTATTTTACTAATAATCTTACTTTTACTGGCTTTTACTTTACCTATTATGGCTGATGAGGGCCAGAAAGAAGAAAAACCCGCACATTACGGTGCATTATCTCTTTTACCTCCAGTGCTGGCTATAAGCCTTGCCATAATTACAAAAGAGGTGTTGAGTTCTTTAATTATAGGCATAATGAGCGGTGCTTTAATTTTAACAGGCGGTAATATATGGGAAGCATTTAAGAAAGCAATGGAAACCATTATTAATACCGCCGGAGATCCATCGTGGAATTTCAGGGTATTACTGTTTACCGCATTATTGGGCTCTCTGGTAGGTATGGTTTCCAGGGCAAACGGTCCGCAAGCCTTTGGGAAATGGGCAGAAAAACATATAAAAAGCAGGAGTGTAGCTTTATTTATTACCTGGTGCCTCGGGGTATTAATTTTTATGGATGACTACTTCAACTGCATGACGGTAGGTACCGCTTTAAGGCCGGTAACCGATAGATTCAAAGTTTCCCGGGCCAAATTGTCTTTTATAATAGATTCCACTGCAGCTCCTGTATGTACACTGGTACCTATATCCACATGGGTGGCTTATGTAGCTTCGTTGCTGGTTCCGCTTTTTGATCAGTTTAAACTTAACCTCAATCCGTACACGGTATACGTGCAGATGATCCCCTATGACTTTTATCCATGGCTTATTGTTCTTATGGTGCTTATGACCTCTTTTACCGATCTGGAGTACGGCCCCATGGCAAGGTCCGAATACAGAGCCCTTGCTGGTCTCGGGTTATGGGACACTTCGATCATGAAAAATCCGCCCGGTGATGAGTTTGAAAACCTGGAAAAATCGGAAAAGGGTTCTGCTATAGATATGGTAGCACCACTATTGGGGCTGATTGTAATAATAGTATTATGCATGGCTTATAGCGGTGGGTTTTTTGATGGAAAAGCTGGATTTTTCACCGCTGTCATGAACAGCGATTCTGCCACTGCACTTGTATGGGGTGCTTCGCTGACATTGCTGTTAACCGCAGTGTTTTATTCGGTTAGGGGAGTTGTCCGGTTAAAGGATTCAATGGAAGCAGTAATTCAAGGAGCAAAATCCATGATGGTAGCTCTTTTCATTCTTTCGCTCGCCTGGACCATTGGTTCGATATGTAAGGAAGTGGGGACAGGTATTTACGTTTCAAGTATTATGTCGGAAACCTTCCCTGCGTGGGCTGTCCCATTTACTATTTTCGTGCTTTCGGCATTTATAGCTTTTTCTACGGGCACATCCTGGGGTACCTGGGCAATAATGATCCCCATAGTAGTTCCTTTGGCAGTTGCTATGAAAATTGATTTACTCCCCGTAATTGCTGCTGTTTTATCCGGTGGTGTTTTTGGTGATCACTGCTCTCCTATTTCCGATACGACAATAATGTCTTCTACCGGGGGAGCCTGTCCTCATATAGAACACGTAAATACTCAGCTTCCATATGCGCTTACCGCTGCAATAAGTTCTGCTGTTGGCTTTCTAATCTTAGGTTTTTATAAAAATGCTTTTGTGGTTTGGGTTATTACCGTAGCCCTATTCTTCGGTGTGGTATATGTGATGCACAAGTTGTTCGGGGAAGCAAGATATGCAGAGGAAATAGAAAAAATAAAAAATGCTTAA
- a CDS encoding redox-sensing transcriptional repressor Rex — MAEEEIKKISLAVIRRLPKYHKCLGELLRNNVEKVSSQELGQMLGFTASQVRQDLNNFGEFGQQGYGYNVEQLYNEVAKILGLHTEHKMVIIGAGNLGQALANYKDFESHGFKIIAMFDINPRLTGLRIHGVPVYDLEELSYVINENNVDIAIIAVPKENAQQVADVLSGTIIKGIWNFAPIEIKVPPHIMVENVHLIDSLFTLSYKINENKLMERLIKQKSKRFEVKEKIIKKLP; from the coding sequence ATGGCGGAAGAAGAAATCAAGAAAATTTCCCTTGCCGTTATAAGAAGACTTCCCAAATACCATAAATGCTTGGGGGAACTTTTGAGAAATAATGTGGAAAAAGTTTCTTCCCAGGAACTGGGGCAGATGCTGGGTTTTACTGCATCACAGGTAAGACAGGACTTGAATAATTTTGGAGAATTTGGACAGCAGGGTTATGGATATAATGTGGAACAATTATACAATGAAGTAGCAAAAATTTTGGGACTGCATACGGAACACAAGATGGTTATAATCGGCGCAGGTAATTTGGGACAGGCACTGGCAAATTATAAGGATTTTGAGTCTCACGGATTCAAAATAATTGCCATGTTCGATATAAACCCGAGATTGACAGGGCTAAGAATTCACGGAGTTCCGGTATATGATTTAGAGGAATTATCCTATGTTATTAATGAAAACAATGTGGATATTGCGATAATAGCAGTTCCGAAAGAAAATGCCCAGCAGGTAGCTGATGTATTGAGCGGTACTATAATAAAGGGTATTTGGAATTTTGCACCAATTGAGATTAAAGTGCCACCACATATTATGGTGGAAAATGTACATCTAATAGATAGTTTATTTACTTTAAGTTATAAAATAAATGAAAATAAACTAATGGAAAGGCTAATTAAACAAAAGAGCAAGAGGTTTGAAGTAAAAGAAAAAATAATAAAAAAACTTCCGTAA